TCGTTCCGTAATGATTCCGAGCAATTCATCTTCATCCTGAACTATCAGGGAGCTGATCCTTTTTTCTTTCATAAGCAAAGCGGCATCTAATGCAGATTTATTAGAATTAATCGTAACAACATGACTAGACATGATCTCACTTACCACTTCTTGCATAACAGTTTCTTAACCATTAAATAAAAAAAGATTTCTCTTAGTCATGATAATTCATACCAATTCTATTAATTTTTGAGCACATGTATAGCCGATGGTTCACTATATAGCTATCACAAAAGATTTAAAAATAATTGTGTTAAAATAAATACATAGAAATGGAAAGCAAGAACTTTTTTACTACAATTTTGAATAAAATCCGTCTCATAAGAGCATCAAGGAAGCATAAGGTAACAGCATAACTTATGCAAGATTTAATATTTTGACTAAAATAGTATTATTAATTTTTTCCCATAAATAAAATATTGTTAAAAGGGCTACAAAGTTCAACTATTTATTAATAGTTTTGAAAAGATTATTACCATAAAATTACAATTTAGGATTTGAATTATGAAACAAAAAAAAATAGATTAAATTACTTGCCACGGCCTTGTAGCAAATGTTACTCCAAGCCCAGCAGCAATAATTATGCTCTGATATATTATGTTGTTCCACGGAATTGGTTTAAGTATTGGTTCTCCAACTACCTGAATAGTTTGACCTGGACCCAAACCTGGACCTACGTTTGCAAGATTGAGTTGGGTGTGAACGTGATAAATCCCAGGTTCTAATGCCTTTGCTTCAATTTGGTATGGAACGGTTTCTTGTGGTTGAATTTCAAGGATGTTTCCTGGTGGATCTCGACTAACGAATTCCCATCTGTTTCCAGCATTGGTAGATTCACTGAAAAGTGATATCCAACCTCTCATTGGTCTATTTACCAAACTTTGAAGTTCGCCTGTAACTACCAATGTGTCACCAGTGTTTAGAGATTGAGCTGAAAAAGCTTCATCGTTGATTCTAACGAATCTACTTTGAAGCTGAGCTTGAACTCCGTGACCATCAGCCATTGGAAGTAGTGCAATAATACTAGCTAATATGGATGCTCCTGCGATAAAGGTTACAATTAGAAACACCATAGCGGGTTTGTTGCCGCTCTTCTTATTCATCTAGGGATTCAACTTCTTACATAGATAAAAAGTTTGCTGTATCCTCTAATCGTTAAACATCAATTTTTTATAACAATAATCAAACATTGTCGAAATTCTATAACATACACAGACATTTCACCTAAATCATATTAGAAGATGAAAAATCAGGTAGAATGAAAATTCCAGTGATGTTAATAGAATCATGAAAAAGATTGATTTCTAATTGCAAATATCGAATATCATGAATCTAGGGTTTTCGAATCGTAGTACGAACCTTCTTTATTTTTAGATGGGATTTAGTTGCAACGAATGATTGCGATATGTACCCAACTTGGATACTTCTTTTTGTAATTCTTATCTTTATTATTGATACTGTCCACCACTATTTAGGATCTTATCTGAGGTGCAGTGAGCTAGTTAAATTTTAGAGGCCTCGCGAAATTTGTGTTTGAAATATCATACTAAATACAAAGCACAAAGTTTTGTGATTTATTAATTAAATCTATTGGAGTCATTAGAGATTCATTGTTATATCAGAACATCCATTTCTTCATTCTAGACCCAGACTTTATCACTCGAGCTAGATAGTGTAAATAATCTAACACAATCAAAATATCCTGGGAAATTTAACAAGTTTTTGAACAAATTCTATTCAAACTAAGTATAAGTATTAATACGATGATCTGGTTAAAATAGGCTATTGAATCAAGGAACTGATTTCCAGTTAGATGAAAGCGAAGAAACAGTGTTGTGTGATCTTTGTGGAAATGTTCTTGAAGCATGCATGTGCGTATGTCCTTACTGTGGAAGAGGAGATAAATGTGAGTGTTGTATTCATGATTCGATGACTGGCGGTTGAACAAACTTCTTAATTTAGATGGGTTGAAACTATAATAAGAACAAGCGCAGATATTAATATTATTAATGGCTATTTCTAGAGAGTCCATTTCTTGGGTTATTGGTGGGCCTCAAGGAAGCGGAGTAGATTCAGCGTCCCACATATTTCTAAAATCTATAGCGATGTCGGGTCTAAATGTATTCGGGAAGAGAGAATACCACTCAAACATAAAAGGAGAACATAGTTACTTTTCTGTCAGATTTTCAAATCAAATTGTAAGGTCTCATGTCGATGATATCGATATTCTTGTAACATTTGATGCTGAAACTATAGTAAGACATTCTCCATTCTTAATGAAAGGTGGAATATTAATTTATGATCCGGATGTTGTAGGAAAGAAAATTGAAGATATACACACTTTGGACAAATCATCCGAAAAGAGAATATCACATATCTTAAAGAGCAATAACAAAGAATTTAGTCTTGCAGGAATAATTGAGGAGCTCAAAGAGAGGAAAGTCATACTGGTAAAATTACCATATACTAAATTAATAAACAAGTTTTCTGAGGCTATTCAGGATCATTCCCTAAGTAAATTAGCAAGGATTACCAACGTAATGTCACTTGCAGCTTCACTAGCGGTTTTAGATTTTGATATTCCCCTTATGGAACAAGGGATACTAGATACCTTTGCTAACAAACCAAAGATAGCAGAACTCAATGTGAAAGCGGCAAATTTCACTTATTCGTATGTTAAGGAGAACTTTGGTGCG
This Candidatus Nitrosocosmicus oleophilus DNA region includes the following protein-coding sequences:
- a CDS encoding methane monooxygenase/ammonia monooxygenase subunit B → MNKKSGNKPAMVFLIVTFIAGASILASIIALLPMADGHGVQAQLQSRFVRINDEAFSAQSLNTGDTLVVTGELQSLVNRPMRGWISLFSESTNAGNRWEFVSRDPPGNILEIQPQETVPYQIEAKALEPGIYHVHTQLNLANVGPGLGPGQTIQVVGEPILKPIPWNNIIYQSIIIAAGLGVTFATRPWQVI